One genomic window of Herpetosiphonaceae bacterium includes the following:
- a CDS encoding ABC transporter substrate-binding protein yields the protein MKASTYGRWWQFVALLTLLSLVLAACGADTGQPGGSPAASGAATTPAGGEGSPAASGAATTPAGGEQGAAGNGPKLNKDVSGEITFWHFWGSPVRRNAIRRVIAICNQQLPNIKVSETFKPFGDIWTANIAAVAAGSGMPDVIVEDRPQLPQRARDQVDENLQELAARDGIDGSAFWPFTWKQTLYEGNTYGIPYETDVRVLFWNKNAFKEAGLDPEKPPTTWEEVEQYADKLDKKKEDGSYERIAFHPLIKAGTDTFGYTNGVNWISDDSKPQLNTPEAVETVEWVKKWVDRYSGWSELQKFRGSFAAPPQDEFMSGRVAMVTDINGYTSQLDFYRPRLTNAEGKQEELSWGVSFLPYSKERSSTSGGFALSIPRGAPNKDAAWEFIKCATSPEAQASWARDTYAMPANQAAAKDPVLLSDPRWQFFVEAMNHTSGGNYLPQYPNWKEQLEQRYEKIWTGELEAKAALDEAQQAVEAQMKK from the coding sequence ATGAAGGCGTCTACCTATGGTCGCTGGTGGCAGTTTGTGGCGCTGTTGACGCTGCTGAGCCTGGTGCTGGCCGCCTGCGGCGCGGATACGGGACAGCCCGGCGGAAGCCCGGCGGCGTCGGGCGCGGCGACGACACCCGCAGGCGGCGAAGGAAGCCCGGCGGCGTCGGGCGCGGCGACGACACCCGCAGGCGGCGAACAGGGCGCGGCAGGCAACGGCCCGAAGCTCAACAAAGATGTCTCCGGCGAAATCACCTTCTGGCACTTCTGGGGCTCTCCGGTGCGCCGGAACGCAATCCGGCGGGTAATCGCGATCTGCAATCAGCAGCTTCCGAACATCAAAGTCAGCGAAACCTTCAAGCCCTTCGGCGACATCTGGACCGCTAATATCGCGGCGGTTGCGGCAGGCTCAGGCATGCCCGACGTGATCGTCGAGGATCGTCCGCAGCTTCCGCAGCGTGCCCGCGATCAGGTCGACGAGAACTTGCAGGAGTTGGCGGCGCGCGACGGCATCGACGGCAGCGCGTTCTGGCCCTTCACGTGGAAGCAGACGCTCTACGAGGGCAATACCTACGGCATTCCCTACGAGACGGATGTGCGCGTGCTCTTCTGGAACAAGAACGCCTTCAAAGAGGCCGGCCTCGATCCTGAGAAGCCGCCGACGACCTGGGAAGAGGTCGAGCAGTACGCCGACAAGCTGGACAAGAAGAAAGAAGACGGCTCGTACGAGCGGATTGCCTTCCACCCGCTAATCAAGGCGGGCACCGATACCTTCGGCTACACCAACGGCGTGAACTGGATCAGCGACGACAGCAAGCCGCAGCTTAACACGCCGGAGGCCGTCGAAACCGTCGAGTGGGTCAAGAAGTGGGTCGACCGCTACAGCGGCTGGTCGGAGCTGCAGAAGTTCCGAGGCAGCTTCGCGGCTCCGCCGCAGGACGAGTTCATGTCTGGCCGCGTGGCGATGGTCACGGATATCAACGGCTACACCTCGCAGCTCGACTTCTATCGCCCTCGTCTAACCAATGCCGAGGGCAAGCAAGAAGAGCTGAGCTGGGGCGTCTCGTTCCTGCCCTACAGCAAAGAGCGCAGCTCGACCAGCGGCGGTTTTGCGCTGTCGATCCCGCGCGGCGCTCCGAACAAAGACGCGGCCTGGGAGTTCATCAAGTGCGCAACCAGCCCTGAGGCGCAGGCGTCCTGGGCACGCGATACGTACGCGATGCCCGCGAATCAAGCCGCCGCCAAAGACCCCGTCTTGCTGTCCGATCCGCGCTGGCAGTTCTTTGTCGAGGCGATGAATCATACCTCAGGCGGCAACTATCTGCCGCAATATCCCAACTGGAAGGAGCAGCTTGAGCAGCGCTACGAAAAGATCTGGACGGGCGAGCTTGAGGCGAAGGCCGCCTTAGACGAGGCTCAGCAGGCGGTCGAAGCACAGATGAAGAAGTAG
- a CDS encoding cyanophycinase, translated as MHNKPKGALIIIGGHEDKEGDQEILKEVARRARRASGRIVVVTVASQEPQELADEYRAVFSELGVKRVDVLDIRTRDDACDERNIEKLAGAPVVFFTGGDQLRITSQIGDSKVFRCMREIYLKGSTIVGTSAGAAAMPETMLNGGPSDESPRLSSLVMAPGLAFISGVVIDSHFAERGRIGRLLGVVAQNPRNLGIGIDEDTAIIVESNDCFRVIGSGAIYVLDGMDVSYSSLSEENRDSVISIDNVRLHVLSNGDHFDLTERRPLREAPKSDVAS; from the coding sequence ATGCACAATAAACCCAAGGGCGCGCTGATCATCATCGGCGGGCATGAGGATAAAGAAGGCGATCAGGAGATATTGAAGGAAGTCGCGCGGCGGGCGCGGCGTGCTTCGGGCCGCATCGTGGTGGTGACGGTCGCCTCGCAGGAGCCGCAGGAGCTGGCGGATGAGTATCGCGCGGTCTTCTCGGAGCTGGGCGTTAAGCGCGTCGATGTGCTGGATATTCGCACCCGCGACGACGCCTGCGACGAGCGCAACATCGAGAAGCTGGCGGGCGCTCCGGTGGTCTTCTTTACCGGCGGCGATCAACTGCGCATCACCAGCCAGATCGGCGACTCGAAGGTATTTCGGTGCATGCGCGAGATCTATCTCAAGGGCAGCACGATCGTCGGCACCTCGGCGGGAGCAGCCGCGATGCCAGAGACGATGCTCAACGGCGGGCCGAGCGACGAGTCGCCTCGGCTCTCGTCGCTGGTGATGGCTCCCGGCCTCGCGTTTATCAGCGGCGTGGTGATCGACTCGCACTTTGCCGAGCGCGGGCGCATCGGTCGCTTGCTGGGCGTGGTCGCGCAGAATCCGCGTAATCTTGGCATCGGCATCGACGAGGACACCGCGATCATCGTCGAGAGCAACGATTGCTTCCGCGTGATCGGCTCCGGCGCGATCTATGTGCTCGACGGGATGGACGTGAGCTATTCGAGCCTGTCGGAAGAGAATCGCGACAGCGTGATCAGCATCGACAATGTGAGGCTGCATGTCTTGAGCAACGGCGATCACTTCGATCTGACCGAACGCCGCCCGCTACGCGAAGCGCCGAAGAGCGATGTCGCCTCCTGA
- a CDS encoding DUF2905 domain-containing protein, giving the protein MGVEIGRWMIAAGIVLVVAGLIVVAVGRLPGDLVYRRGGVTVFIPIGTMILISLVLTIVANVIVRFWRR; this is encoded by the coding sequence ATGGGCGTGGAAATTGGGCGCTGGATGATTGCAGCGGGGATCGTGCTGGTGGTGGCAGGGCTGATCGTCGTGGCGGTCGGGCGGCTGCCGGGCGATCTCGTCTATCGGCGCGGTGGCGTCACCGTCTTTATCCCGATCGGCACGATGATCCTGATCAGCCTGGTGCTGACGATCGTCGCGAATGTGATCGTCCGCTTCTGGCGACGGTGA
- the cphA gene encoding cyanophycin synthetase has protein sequence METHGIIIRSIRALRGPNLHAYMPVLQITLDIGPYEDRPSTSFAGFVERLTDWLPGLHKHECSVGRPGGFVERLRCGTYLAHICEHITLELQNLMGFNVAFGRARCTGERGVYAVVIAYKEEAPARAAFETALRLTLAAMHDEPFDVESELESLLALADVYRYGPSTAAIVAAAQARDIPVLRVTPTRSLVQLGYGVYQKRIQASETSVTSSIAVDMCQDKALTNQMLRAVGVPVPEGRIVTSADDAWAAAAEIGLPVVVKPAGGNQGKGVSVHLTTEAEVGAAYAIARRYSHEVLVERMIVGDDYRLLVVNGELVAAARRDPAEVVGDGHHTIAQLVEQVNQDPRRRPGHSSTLTCITLDSSTDLVLAQQGLTSASVPEPGQLVKLRTNCNLSTGGTATDVTDEVHPSNARLARLAAQIMGLDVAGIDALCRDIGRPLAEQDGAIVEVNAAPGLRMHLHPAQGQPRDVGRPIVEMLYPNNAPSRIPIIAVTGTNGKTTVTRLISHMYETARWIVGMTCTEGTFIDKERIIQGDCSGPKSARAVLLHPRVEVAVLETARGGILREGLAFDACSVGVVTNVSADHLGLGGINTIEELARVKQVVVEAVRNDGAAVLNADDPLVAEMAAATDAEVIYFSANPQQHVVAAHLAEGGRAVFVDQQTIVLATGAERIELMELERVAFTAGGAICFQVQNALAATAAAWAAGLNPALIARALSTFTTDSGMVPGRFNISDVHGVQVIMDYGHNPAAIRALGAAVTALGQRKTVLALALPGDRRDEDILASVEATLPFTDHYVLYELRDRRGRAEREVLELMHSHLPADAVCTIAADQQEALLVAWQQLQPGDRLVFIIDEVETALPLIQSLAESVAADAACSAPISAEVGA, from the coding sequence ATGGAAACGCACGGCATTATCATTCGATCCATTCGTGCCCTGCGCGGGCCGAACCTGCACGCATACATGCCGGTCCTCCAGATCACCTTAGACATCGGGCCGTATGAAGATCGTCCGAGCACATCGTTTGCAGGGTTTGTCGAGCGCCTCACCGATTGGCTACCCGGACTACACAAGCACGAGTGCAGCGTGGGTCGGCCAGGCGGCTTTGTCGAGCGCCTGCGATGTGGGACGTACCTGGCGCATATCTGCGAGCATATCACGCTGGAATTGCAAAACCTGATGGGCTTTAACGTCGCGTTTGGCCGCGCGCGCTGCACGGGCGAGCGCGGCGTGTACGCGGTGGTGATCGCCTACAAGGAAGAAGCGCCCGCCCGCGCAGCCTTTGAAACTGCGCTGCGCCTGACGCTGGCCGCGATGCACGACGAGCCGTTTGATGTGGAATCCGAGCTGGAGAGCCTGCTGGCGCTGGCCGATGTGTATCGTTACGGCCCAAGCACCGCCGCGATCGTCGCGGCGGCGCAGGCGCGTGATATTCCGGTGCTGCGCGTAACGCCAACCCGCAGCCTGGTGCAGCTTGGCTACGGCGTCTATCAGAAGCGCATTCAAGCCTCGGAAACATCCGTTACCAGCTCGATCGCCGTGGATATGTGCCAGGATAAGGCGCTGACCAATCAGATGTTGCGCGCGGTGGGCGTGCCCGTGCCTGAGGGCCGTATCGTAACGTCGGCGGATGACGCCTGGGCTGCCGCAGCCGAGATCGGGCTGCCGGTGGTGGTCAAGCCCGCAGGCGGCAACCAGGGCAAGGGCGTGAGCGTCCACCTGACGACGGAAGCGGAGGTTGGCGCGGCCTATGCGATTGCTCGCCGGTATAGCCACGAGGTCCTGGTCGAGCGCATGATCGTCGGCGACGACTACCGCCTGCTGGTGGTCAACGGCGAGCTGGTGGCGGCGGCGCGGCGCGATCCCGCCGAGGTGGTTGGCGATGGGCACCACACGATCGCGCAGCTTGTCGAGCAGGTCAATCAGGACCCGCGCCGCCGTCCGGGCCATAGCAGCACGCTCACGTGCATCACGCTCGACTCATCGACCGATCTGGTGCTGGCGCAGCAGGGCCTCACCAGCGCGTCGGTGCCGGAGCCGGGGCAGCTCGTCAAGCTGCGCACCAACTGCAACCTCTCGACCGGCGGCACCGCCACGGATGTCACCGACGAGGTGCATCCGAGCAACGCGCGCCTGGCGCGGCTGGCCGCGCAGATCATGGGCCTGGACGTAGCCGGGATCGACGCGCTGTGCCGCGATATTGGCCGTCCGCTGGCCGAGCAAGACGGTGCGATCGTCGAGGTCAACGCCGCTCCCGGCCTGCGCATGCACCTCCACCCGGCGCAGGGACAGCCCCGCGACGTAGGCCGTCCGATCGTCGAGATGCTCTACCCCAACAACGCCCCGTCGCGCATCCCGATCATCGCGGTGACGGGCACCAACGGCAAAACCACCGTCACGCGGCTGATCAGCCACATGTACGAGACGGCGCGCTGGATCGTCGGCATGACCTGCACGGAGGGTACGTTCATCGACAAAGAGCGCATCATCCAGGGCGATTGCTCAGGGCCGAAGAGCGCCAGAGCCGTGCTGCTCCACCCACGGGTTGAGGTTGCGGTCCTCGAAACGGCGCGCGGCGGCATTTTGCGTGAGGGCCTGGCCTTCGATGCGTGCAGCGTAGGCGTTGTCACCAACGTAAGCGCGGATCACCTGGGCCTTGGCGGCATCAACACGATCGAAGAGCTTGCGCGAGTCAAGCAGGTGGTGGTCGAGGCGGTGCGCAACGATGGCGCTGCCGTGCTCAACGCCGACGATCCGCTGGTAGCCGAGATGGCGGCGGCGACCGATGCCGAGGTGATCTACTTCAGCGCCAATCCGCAGCAGCATGTGGTCGCGGCGCATCTGGCCGAGGGCGGACGCGCGGTATTCGTCGATCAGCAGACGATCGTGCTGGCGACCGGCGCTGAGCGGATCGAGCTGATGGAGCTGGAGCGGGTAGCCTTCACGGCAGGCGGCGCGATCTGCTTCCAGGTGCAAAACGCGCTGGCGGCAACGGCGGCGGCCTGGGCGGCGGGGCTTAATCCGGCGCTGATCGCGCGGGCGCTCTCGACCTTCACCACCGATAGCGGCATGGTGCCTGGGCGCTTCAACATCAGCGACGTGCATGGCGTGCAGGTGATCATGGACTACGGCCATAATCCGGCGGCGATCCGCGCGCTGGGCGCGGCGGTGACAGCGCTGGGCCAGCGCAAAACCGTGCTTGCCCTGGCGCTGCCCGGCGACCGGCGCGACGAGGACATTCTGGCATCGGTCGAGGCGACGCTGCCGTTTACCGATCACTATGTACTCTACGAGCTGCGCGACCGGCGCGGGCGGGCCGAGCGCGAGGTGCTTGAGCTGATGCACAGCCATCTGCCCGCCGACGCGGTGTGTACCATCGCGGCGGATCAGCAGGAGGCGCTGCTCGTCGCGTGGCAGCAGCTCCAGCCCGGCGATCGGCTGGTCTTCATCATCGACGAGGTCGAGACGGCGCTGCCGCTGATCCAATCGCTGGCCGAGTCGGTGGCGGCGGATGCGGCCTGCTCCGCGCCGATCAGTGCGGAAGTCGGGGCGTAG